From the genome of Numenius arquata chromosome 18, bNumArq3.hap1.1, whole genome shotgun sequence:
CACTTGCTGGCTCCGTCACGCCGTCTCGCATCTGCTTGGCAGCCCTGGCCGAGGCTGTGCCGGCGCCTGCCAAGGGCACGCGGTGATAGACGTGCAGGGGCTGCGTGCGGGCAGGGTGACCTGGTGGCCTTGTCCAGAGCCACCTCGGGGACACCAGAGCCCTGGGGTGCCTGCGTGTCCCTGCTGTGTGTCCTTGTGGGCAGCACCCATGGCTTCCCACCCCAATGTCCATTGGGGATGGCATATGGGGTGCCACCCTTTTTCTGTCCCCAGGCATGGTGTCATGAGGGCCGGGGGTAACAGTAGCTCCTGGCCAGCTGTGTCACAGACCTGGCTGCCTGCTCGGCTccatcctcatccctccatcccgCACTGTCCCTCTGCAGGTCAGGGCTGAGCGTAGCCATTCCCATCTTGGGGACGGCTCTCAGGAGGAGCAGCCCAACCTGGGGGCCCAGCGGGATGAGGACCCCTCCAGGGCAGCTGCTTGTCCCCTGTCCTGGCTCACCACAGTGGCTGGTGGGGCCGTTTCCTGCAGAGCAGGAGCCGTGCATCCGGGCTGCACATCTGGCGTCCAGCTgttgcccccttcctccccccgtgGGCCCCAGcacctggggctgtgggtgcttgTGTCCCCTGCCGGCACCGCTCCTGGCCAGCCGCCGGCACCCTGCCTTAATCCcagggggctggggcaggcgaGGGGGCTGCCCGGGCTCCAGATGGTGCCACGCTCATGGCGGCTGGCCCAGGCCCCCGGGGACCACAGCCGCCATGctgggctcggggaggggggggggagctgccgggggggtgTCTGGCGGGGGCATTTCCCAGCTCAGACAGATGGAGTGGGATTAGAGCTGTGGCTCCCCGAGGGCCGCGGCTGGATTTGGCACGGGACGAGCACTCGGCAGTGGAGGGGCAGCACAGACATCCTCTGGTGGGATGGCGGGCACCCTGTGGGACAGTGTGGCTGTGTCACCGGTGGTGGTCCGTCCCCCAGCCCTGAGTGATCCTGTCCCCTCTCTGTCTTGCAGTGAAGGCGTTTTCAAGTGCCCAGAGGACCAGCTGCCCCTGGACTATGCCAAGGTGAGCCTGGCACGTGGATGGGGTACCACGCTCCGAGGGGATGTCCCTGTCACCTGTGCCCCCTGCCAAGGGGCCAGCCCTCGGTTCCGCACACCCGCCTGGCACAGCCGCGCCGGGCTGGCACGGGCGCCTGTGCGGAAGCAAGAGCCCTTTGTGCCGCGGGGCCGGGGAACGGAAACCCACTCCCAACAAAGGGCGCTTGTTCGTATGCCGGCGGGGGGGATCCGGCCCCGGGCAACGTGCCTGCGGCTGCCGGCCAGGCTGGGGTAGGGGGTCCCCATGCCCCCCGCAGCCCGGTGCAGGATGCTGATACCCCGGTGCCACCTCCTCAGATCTACCCCGACCCGGAGCTGGAGGCGCAGGTGCTGAGCCTGGCCATCCGCTGCATCCACAGCGAGGAGGGCTGCCGTTGGACCGGGCTCATCAAGCACCTCCAGGTAAGGGCCGGCAGGATGGCGGGAGGGCAAGGCTGCACCCCACgaccccctcccctcactgtCTCTGTGCTCCCCCAGGCCCATCTCGGCACCTGTGGCTTCAACGTCATCCCCTGCCCCAACCGGTGCAGTGCCAAGCTGAGCCGCCGCGACCTGCCCGAGCACGTCCAGCACGGCTGCCCCAAGCGCCGGGTCAAGTGCGAGTTCTGCGCCAGCGACTTCACCGGGGAGGCCTTCGAGGTGGGCAATGGCATCCATGGGGGGCCACCGTGCCAGGTGTCATGGCTgtggtggggacactgggggggacacagctgtCAGGGGTGTCGTGGGGGATATGGTCTGGTTGTGGGCATCATGGGGGGTGTAGCCAGATTGGGGGGTGTGTTGTGGGGACCTAGATGGGCTGTAGGACCATGGGGACACCAAAGGGGACACAGCCTGGTCATGGGACAGAGCCTGGATGGGAGACACCATGGGGGATGCAGCCTGGCTATGGGGAGAGAGCGTGGATGGTGGACACCATGGGGGACAGAACCTGGCTGTGGGGACAGTGCATGATGCTTGGAGGGGTGCACAACCTGgtcatggggacagcctggcaGAACACCATGGGGGGCACAGCCTGGCCATGGGGATAGTGCATGACGCTATGGGGGGGAGCACAACCTGGGGACAGAGTCTGGGTGGTGGACACCATGGGGGGCACAGCCTGGCCATGGGGGGCACCGCatggccccatccctggcagggcTGACCCATGTGGGCAGCCGGAGGGTGACGatgctgccatggtccccagggccaccagggaACGTGTCCCCAGGAGAGCGTGTACTGCGAGAACAAGTGCGGGGCCCGCATGATGCGGCGCCTGCTGTCCCAGCACACCCTGGCCGAGTGCCCTAAGCGCACCCAGCCCTGCACCTACTGCGCCAAGGAGTTCGTCTTCGACACCATCCAGGTGAGACGGGGCCCACGGGGACCCTTGTCCCACTGGCTCCCGGCCCCGGCTGACGGCGACTCTCTGTCCCCAGAACCACCAGTACCAGTGTCCCCGGTACCCTGTGCCCTGCCCCAACCAGTGTGGAACACCCAGCATCGCCCGGGAGGACGTGCCCACTCACCTCAAGGAGAGCTGCAACACGGCCATGCTGCTGTGCCCCTTCAAGGAAGCTGGCTGCAAGCACCGGGTGAGTGTTCCCGACCCTGTGCcagcgtccctgtccccatcctgccttGGCATTCTTGTGCCGTCCCCACCATGGCAGGcctgtgccccacagcatccccataCCTGTGCCCTGACGTCTGACCCATCCCctgtggtgtccctgttttgttCTGTCCCATCCATGTGGCACCATGGTGTCCCCGTCTTTGTCCTGCATCACCCCTGTGTTGCTTTGCCACCCAAGTGTCCTCGTGCCATCTCAACCAGGTGTCCCTGtgtcctcacagcatctctgtgccGTTCTGCTTCAGTACACCCATGCTCCAATGACATCTCCATGACATCCTCATGGCATCcttctcctgtcctgtcccaCCCTGTTTCCCTACGCTGTCCTGTGGCCCCAGCACCCCCCCTGCTGATGGTCCCGTTGTCCCCACAGTGCCCCAAGCTGGCCATGGGCCGGCACCTGGAGGAGAGCACCAAGGTGCACCTGGGCATGGTGTGCGCCCTGGTGAGCCGGCAGCGGCAGGAGATCCTGGAGCTGCGGCGGGACCTGGAGGAGCTGTCGGTGAGCAGCGACGGGACCCTCATCTGGAAGATCGCCGACTACGCCCGCAAGCTGCAGGAGGCCAAAGCCCGCAGCAACTACGAGTTCTTCAGCCCCCCTTTCTACACCCACAAATACGGCTACAAGCTCCAGGTCTCGGCTTTCCTCAACGGCAACGGGAGCGGGGAGAGCAGCCACCTCTCCGTCTACATCCGTGTGCTGCCGGGCGAGTACGACAACCTGCTGGAGTGGCCCTTCTCCTACCGCGTCACCTTCTCCTTGCTGGACCAGAGCGACCCTTCGCTCTCCAAGCCCCAGCACATCACCGAGACCTTCCACCCCGATCCCAACTGGAAAAACTTCCAGAAGCCAGGAGCCTCACGCAGCTCCCTGGACGAGAGCACCCTGGGCTTCGGCTACCCCAAGTTCATCTCCCACGAGGACATCAAGAAGCGGAACTACGTGCGGGACAACGCCATCTTCATCAAAGCCTCTGTGGAGATCCCTCAGAAGATCCTGGCCTGAGCCCCGGTgacccgggggggggacaggacgtGAGCTAGGCACCCACCCCGGGGTGCCCCAGATGGTGCTGAGCCCCTGTCTGCAGCCGGTGCTCCCGGCTCGGGGACGCCGCCGTGGCCGCAGCCGGCGGCTCTCAGgtaggcaggggctggggctgctcccccaCGCCCCTCCCGGGGCTGGGACCCCactgcagccccagctgccccctagggcagccccttctcaggtgcCTGGCGGTGCCGGGGGGCTGGGCCCCCCAAGTCCCTCACCAGGGGGAcccggcagcccctgccagccTCGCTGGGGACCCCACGGGACCCTGCTGCCCAGAGCCATATTTTGTAAGCTGGTGCCCCCCGGGAGCACGGTTGTTATTTATTACCCCGGGCCGGGGCCCATTGCcccctcccctctcttttttttttttttcaataaacttttcttctatttattACGGCCGCCTgaacctccttcctcctcctggccagggaCGGGATGGGGGGGGACCCCTGTCCCCCAGCACCTGCTGGCATGGCGGGGGGGCTCACAGTgcagctgggggtgctggggatggggagagccagggctgggctggggggcacggAGGGGGGTAATCCCTGACCCACATCCCAGCAGCAGACGGGCTCAGATGGAGAACGTTAATTCGGTAATCACCGGCAGCGGGGACGGGGGGGTTGTCACCAGCCCTCGGGGTGCTGTTGTCCtgaagcccccccccccttcccccactaGCCCCTCGTTATTGCTGGGGTAATTAGAGCCCCGAGCGATGCAGAGCAGACGGGGTGGGTGGGCAAtggctgggggcaggaggggcactggggcagtttgggggggccTGGCTGGCTCAGGCCTCAGGTGCAtgttcccccccccaaatcaccccagcagtgatggggggggggtgtcgctgTCTCTGCTGGCTAATCCCACAATTGCATTAGTGCCGATTCAGCTTAACACAATTAGCCCCTAATTAGCTGCACCCTGAggcccctgggcaggggggggtgtgtggagtGCTGCCAGGGTGTTCCCCCCCAGGGAATGTCCCCCTGGATGGGTCCCAGCCCAacgcgggggggggtgggggtggggtggggtgtggggggggtggccTGGCACTGCCCAGGGTGATGGCAcatccatggggacaccatgaggCCCTGGGGAATGGGGACAGCCTCCTACCCAtactggtgcccagtgccagccTGTATTGGTGCCCAGTTCTTGCCCATACTGGTGCCTACTGCTAGCCCATCCTGCTGCCCAGTGTAAGCCCATACTGGTACCCAATGCCATTCCTACACTGGAGCCAAATGCTAAGCCCATACTGGTGCCTAGTGCCAGCCCAAACTGGTGCCCAGCATCAGCCTGTACTGGTTCCTATTGCCAGCCCATACTGGTGGCCATTGCCAGTCCTACACTGGAGCCAGATGCAAGTCCATAGTGGTGCCTGATGCCCTCCAGTTCTGGTGCCCAGTGTCATCCCATACTGGCATCCAGTGCCACCTCATACTAGTGCCCAGTGCCAGCCTTATACTGGTGCCCAGTACTAGCCCGTACCGCTGCCCAGTGTAAGCCCATACTGTTGCTTGATGCCAGCCCTATGCTGGAGCAAAATGCAAGTCCATACTGGTGCCCAGCGCCCATCCAAACTGGTGGCCGAAGACAGCCAATTCTGCTGTCCAGTATCAGCCTGtactggtgcccagtgccagctCTATACTGGTGCCCAATGCCAGTCCCTACCGATGCCCAGTTCTTGGACATAGTGGTTCCCAGTGCCAGCCTATACTGGTGCCCGGGTCTTGTCTGTACTGGTGCTGAATGCGAGCCCTTATTGCTGCCCAGTTCTCACCCATACCGGTGCCCAGTGCCAGCCCCAACTGATGCCCACTCACTGTCCGTACCAGTGCCCAGTGCTAGCCCTATCCTGCTGCCCAGTTCCCTGCCTCACCGATCCCGCCGTACCGGCGCCGGTGCTCGGCTCGGGGGCGCCGCCGCGCGGTGTTTGCGGGGCTGCTCCCGCAccggaccggggcgggggggggaggaggggggggaggaagatggGGGTGGagagtggggagggatgggggctgtCACCCCGGGCAGGACCCAGCCCATGCCATGGGTCtgtggcccccccccctcccgcatcGCCCCCGGCGCTCCGGCCCCGCAGGCGGCATCTTCTGCCACCAAATCCCGCTGCTCATTTCCCTCGGttttagctatttatttattattttttttttttatccagagcattaacttgtgggttttttttggcctggTTGGGGCTGATGAGGTTTGTGCTACATAAGGGTAAAAGCCTCAGCCAATGCCTGACTGCATAGATAttctgtatataatatatatgtgtgtatgtatataaaatagatatattttatatttattatatacattTTAGTTATATATTACTGTGTATACACATCCACTGTAGAGGAACTGCCCTGCTCCCACAGCCAGTCCATGCAGCAGGGTGTTGGCAGCCTCTTGTTGTGCACCagttaccttaaaaaaaaccataaaataaaataatatttaaaaaaaaaaaaagaaaaaaagaaaaaaaaaaagaaaaaaagaaaaaaaaaaagaacctataGATTATTTATGAGCTAAAAGCTTCAGCTATTGTGAGGCGACGCTGGCGAAGGCCTGTGCGGCAGCTCCTGGCTGCGCTCGTTGAAAAACCCAGTGCCAAAAGCTGAGGGGGGGGTGGTAGGAAATAAACCCGGGGAGCCGGGGACGGTGACCCTGTGGTGACTCGTCCTCTGCGCAGGGACATATTGACACCCTCTGCTTTCACTGCtcggggtggtttttttgctgtttttgttggttttttcctttttcttttcctctctccaatCACAAATGTGAAATTTGCTGTTAAGGTGCCGctctccagtagctcccagtGCCCGTTGGCTCCATTTATCCCGGCGGCTCAGTGCGGGTTCCTGCCTGGAAATGTCAGAGGAGCTTTCGAGCACCTCTTGACCTTCATGTGTTTGcgtaaaatgggggggggggggggaaaggagggggagcAAATCCCCCTGTGAGACCTGAAGCAGGAGGTGATGCTCTTAATATTCATGgcggagagggagaaaaaaaaaaaaaaaaatcaatgtgctaCTAAATTTAGCCGCAAATATcaagcttaaaaataaacttcCTGGAAACTTGGTGGTTTGAGGATTTATTCTGAAAGTCCCGAACCTGCTGGGTTTTTCCCTGCTCCATCGGGCCAGCGCACCACGGACACTGCCTAGGCACGTCTCAGGATGCTCAGGCCAGAGAGGAAAATGTTATTAAACGCCCCATAAATGACAGGAGCCCCCAGCCCGGATGGCAGGGGCTGGACCTTCTCTTGTTTAAGACCCCAAACCCCATGGGAGATGCCTTCATCTACCCACCCACCCAAGCCTTTTAACACCCTACACCCCTCTGGGATGCAGACAAGGGAGAAATTTTGGCAAATCCACCCCGCTTTATCGCTCACGGGGTAGGAGCCCCAATTTTGGGGGCTGATTATTGACGCTTTTTAGCCAAGACGGCTACACCAGACATTAATATctcatcaggagaaaaaaaaaaaaccaaaaaaccaccagacAAATTGGCTCTTCACAGCCTTTATTAAAACCCCGTCCGGGctcccagcccacccccagcccttcgccccccccaggacccaggGGTTTGATGGggcgggggaaggagagggtttTACAGTGGGACCATTTAAATCTTGGTGCCATTTCCCCACTCCACCTTCAGAGCATCCCTCAGGCCAGCGGCCATCCCCGCTGGCTTAACGGCCTGTACCCAATTGCCTTAAAATTAACTTAAGCTAATTAGATACAATACTCCAGTAATTTTATTGCAATTTGGCCTTGCGGAGCTTGGAAGAGCATCCGAAAGGCGGCTGTTGCTGCAGGATGTCTGACATGAGCCCCACCAGTGAAGACCTGAGGAGCTGACTCCAATGTGCCCTTTTCCTTTGGCTCTTCCACCCTCCAGGACACCCACATCGAGCAGGACTTTCCTCAGCTTTCGTTTTCTGCAGCAGTTGCTCCTCTCCAAACAGCCTCCATCACGAGATGACCTGTTTTTGGCAGAGAACCTCTCGGCACGGTGCCTACCTTGGGTCAAACTcaacagaatcgcagaatgatatggggttggaagggacctctggagatcttctagtccaacccccctgccaaagcaggtccacctagagcaggttgcacaggagcatgtccaggcaggttttgaatgactccagagacaagactccaccacctttctgggcagcctgttccagggctctgccaccctcaaagtaaagaagatcctcctcatgtttagatggaacttcttatcttcaagtttgtgcccattacctcttgaacataagaagttcgcATCTTCCCACCATCTACCAGGATGGTAGGACCAACCACAGCAATTAAATCTTTGGAAGAAAACCCTATTTGGCCCCGAAGAAGATGTTCTAAAAGGTTGGATCCCACTCTGCCATCTGCCAGAAGCCTTCAGCTTAGTCGTGGCTGCAGGAACTCCTCAGcggaggcagcagctgcttgcGCCCAAGTCCCTGCTGGCTGATCATCCCACCGGATCCTCGCTGCCGTAAACAGGTCTAACGCACTGAGAAGATGATGGAAAAGTCTCCCGAAGAGGCTTTGCAGAAGGGATGCCTCCTGTTGATGAAGATACCAAAGGAGCTCCAGCGATGCTGAGGCAAAGAAGAGGAGGATCCCGAAGCTCCGTCTCCCCGGGGTGGGCGGATGGAGCAGCTGCTCTTGGGATGGCATTTCTGGATGCAGGAGCTGGGATGCGGCGGTGCCCGAGGGCAAACAGAGCTCTTCCCGGCTCAGCTCAGCAGGGCTAAGCTGCCTGGTTTAGCCCAAATTCCTGGAAAAGCACGCGGGAACCGAATACACTTCTCAGTATCGAGGGATCACGGGAGACACAGTATGAAGGGTATTAGTTTGCCATCAGAGGGGGTTTTGACACACGATGTCTGCAGCCAGCGCAGAGGAGATGGGGTTTGAATTGTGTCGCTCTCAAGAGATGAAAGCGCGGAGATTAAATTATGATCAcggggaaggggagaaaacccTCGCGGCTCCCGTCTGCCAGAAGGGGTCTGCAAATTTAAGGAATCCcctttaaaattttgcatttagTACTATGTTAATAAGGAAAACTCTCATGTAATTACACACACCATCAGGCCAGCACTTTGAAGGGACAGCAGCTTCTAGGTCCAGCTTCTGGAGCAGCCTGATGTCTCCTCAAGGTGTTTTCCTCCCGGCCAGGGAAACCGGAGCTTTAGGGACAGCCCTAAcctttgcagatgacatcaaaaaTCTCCCCGAGTTCACCTTGACAGGACTTAAACCACCTTAAACCATCACCTCATTAATTATTTCAGCACCTTTCCCGCTCGGAgatctctctcttctgttttcccagACCTTCTGGGTGCTCtcactggagaagagcagccagGCTCATACCCTGGGAACCCAGGATGATCCTTCCCCAAATTCCCAGTGGGACAACCACCCACCCCGTGCTGCCGACCACGGCCAGGCAAGGCCCACACACTCGCGCTGCATGAAACCAGCAGAAGGGGCAGAGGGACCAGATCTctctttctggtttggttttttttttttcctttttatttttcctgcagacaaaaaaaaaattaaataataaaaaaaaagaattctagtTTGTACCCGTAGCACATAAGCAGCAGCGTTTATAATCAGTCTGTGGTTTAATGAAATACAGCAGCAATTCCCAGTTCTCTCCCCAGTGAGCCCCAGCAAACACTTCTGTTTGGTTTCCACGGGAGCGGCCGAGTCCCAGGGAGACACCTCTCACATCCCAAGCTTAAATAAAATTCACAAGCGTCTTTATAAAATGTTAACTTTGGGCTGTAACAAACCAGGCTCGTGATTTAACAGCTTCAAAGCTTCTGCTCGAAAAGACAAGACAAGTTAGAGATGGCAGCCTCCACGTGGAAGGGTTTACACCACTTTCATGTTTATCCCTCCCAGGATCCAGGATCCCAGTGTCCACCTCTGGCTGGTGAGGGAGGTGCCAGGAACCATCAGAATAACGATATTCTGCTTTACAGGGACTGTAAAGGGAACAGATTTCAGTGCCGATGAGGCAGCCTAAATAGCTCAGCAAAACATCTGGAAATACCTTACTCTTTCCTCAAGGAGCAGAACCGTCACCTGCAAGTGGCCCAGGACCCATCAGGGGACCTATAGCCTTGTGccccaggcagaggtgaggaagCCACCAACCCACAGacaaaaagacagacagaaaggcaACCCGGTTGCTGTGACAGGAGCCCACAGGCAGGTGGCCACCTGCCTCGGGGTCCCCGGGAGACCCTGACCTTTGGGTTACTCTTATTTCTGCCCCAGGCAGAGCATGAACTACAACTGTGTGTGAACAGACGTTTCCAGGAGAGCACAGCTCCTGCCACGCACCCAACCACCGGCTGCTAGTCCCTTTGTCAGCTCAGGGAGGGACAGGGCCACCTCTGTGTCACCACACCGGGCATCGGCACAGCATATTCGGTGCTGGCTCTCAAAGGCGAACCTGGGAACGGGGCAGGTCAGGGTTTGCGTTTCTCTTTACAGATGTagcggggaaggagaaggaaggagaacccACCAGCAAGAGGCTTCTGCAGAAGTGAAAAGGGttggtttaaagaaaaatctcactCCCGGAACAAAAGGAAGCATTTCAGTATGTTTTAATGGTAAAATGATTCCTTTTTGTCAAGCAacgtcccacctggatgagtctCGGGAGTATTTTTACTTCCCGGTCCTGCCATACGGGGGCAAAGTCTCAGAGGACGTGGCTCTACCTGCGTCCACCCGTGGGGGAACAATCCCCGACAACTCCCCACGTGCTGCCACCGCCACTGCAAACACCTCCCCGGCACGGGAACCGCTGCCACAAACACCCCAACATGGGGCTCCGCTCACCTCgggagaagagcaggaggacaaaataaaaaaaaaaaaaaaaaaaaaaaaaaagtcagcttttaATAACAGTCTGGGTTGAGAGTTGTAGCAGGCGACCGAACAGAGGAGATGCCAATATTTTATTTAGTAAAAAGGTATGTATTCAGGTAGCAGAACACCTTACAGTAACTAACTCGGCAGGAAAGGTTAAAGTCATAGCACAGCCCTAGATCGGttttggggggagcaggaggggggagACGACAGGGGGGACTGTAAGGGAAGCAGCTTCAGACTCGAACCTTGGCTTCCAATAGAGtgtattcagaaaaatattgcaTGAAAAGCCTCGGGATTTTAGTTCTTTCATAGATGTATATTTACCAGTTTTCACAAAGACTGCAGGAATACGATTATAAACAATAAATTAGGACTTCATGTTGCTATCATTTGGCATAACACAATCaggcaatttttcctttttaaatataagGCAACACAAGCCAACACATAATTTAATCCGTCTTTAGTCAAATTGCTTAACTTTGCTAAAGAGTTACCACTAAAGAACGGTTTATAGTACacttaaaagaatttaaataatgaCATGATATAAGTGTACTAACTTACGCAAGGAGTCAGAAAACGTACTCTGCTAAGCTTTGAAACCTAAATATTTGTTACAGCCCAGGACTACAcgtctaaattaaaaaaatacaaataaatgttttctaatttttccatTTACGAAAAACTTTTTAAGAATCTCTAGCCAACTATGACGTCACTTCAaaacttggtattttttttcttttttttttttttctttttttcaattttgtatgATGTCTTTAAGATTTTTAAACCATGCTCGTTAAGGAAAGTTCAAGGAGCAAATACTTAaggctttgtttttcaaagggcTGTGAGGGAGGCCAGTGGATGGCAGAGGCCAGTGGGTTCACCCATACACAATGCTACTCAAACCCACACTACCAGGCGACATTCATACAGAAATATTACACTTAAAAGTTACAGTGTAGAGCAATATTTTTAGCCAGTGTACATATAAAGaatcaatgcatttatttttttaatttttctttttttttccttttcttttttaatttccaaacttGATTGTGATCATTATGTTCAAGTATTAGTCTCATTAACAGAGATGAGAAATTTTCTACTTACAACAAATTCGGCTGTTAGAAAGGAAAGGTGTGTTTCGGTACACTGAGGAGAACAAGACGCTGAGGTTACTCAATAGTTAGTGTCCTACGGTCACCGACTCGACTGGCTGCTGGAAGCGACGTGGGAAAGGAACAGAAGGAGTTAGGCACCGAAACCCTGGGAAAAAGGGATGTTATAAATAGCTTCGCTAATTCCCAGAGAGGAGAATTGTTCCATTAAATCTGCTGTGGCGTTTTGATGGAGAGGAATACGGGACCCGTGGGTCCCACAGCGAGCGGAGCTTCGCTTCGGATCAACTGCCTCCCGTCCTGTGGGTACCGCTGCCGCATCGGGACCGTGCCACGTCACCCCGCTCATTGCACCGGAGACAAGCTCAAGTTACGTCTCCTTGCCCTGAAAATGAATTCTAGCTACCGGGAGAAGCGACTGAACCCTTTTTGGAGTTGTCAGTGGGTCTGGATTCCCTTCACGTCAGGACGGCCAGACTCCTAGCAGCGAGGGGTTCATACAAAGTTAGCTCTTAGGCTGGCGAaagggggagcagggaagggaaataa
Proteins encoded in this window:
- the TRAF4 gene encoding TNF receptor-associated factor 4, which encodes MPGYDYKLLERPRRRVLCPLCGKPMREPVRVSTCGHRFCDTCLQEFLSEGVFKCPEDQLPLDYAKIYPDPELEAQVLSLAIRCIHSEEGCRWTGLIKHLQAHLGTCGFNVIPCPNRCSAKLSRRDLPEHVQHGCPKRRVKCEFCASDFTGEAFEGHQGTCPQESVYCENKCGARMMRRLLSQHTLAECPKRTQPCTYCAKEFVFDTIQNHQYQCPRYPVPCPNQCGTPSIAREDVPTHLKESCNTAMLLCPFKEAGCKHRCPKLAMGRHLEESTKVHLGMVCALVSRQRQEILELRRDLEELSVSSDGTLIWKIADYARKLQEAKARSNYEFFSPPFYTHKYGYKLQVSAFLNGNGSGESSHLSVYIRVLPGEYDNLLEWPFSYRVTFSLLDQSDPSLSKPQHITETFHPDPNWKNFQKPGASRSSLDESTLGFGYPKFISHEDIKKRNYVRDNAIFIKASVEIPQKILA